The Candidatus Stygibacter australis nucleotide sequence CATCACATACTATATTACTTCCAGTTATTATATTATAAATAGATAAGTAACGCCTTGATGTCTCAGAAATCACTTCAGGTGGTAGAAATTCAGGAATTCGTCCATCTTTCTTATTATTCAAAAGCCATTGACGCACATATTCCTTATCCATCTGGTCAATTTTTGCAGAGTCTTTTTTATATGATTCAAGTGACCAGAAACGTGAACTATCCGGAGTGTGAATTTCATCTATCAAGATCAGTTTGCCATCCAGTAATCCGAATTCATATTTAGTATCCACCAGTATAATTCCCTTGCTGGCTAATAACTCAGTTCCTCGATCAAAGAGCTTGAGAGATACTTCTGCCATCTGGTTATAAAGTTCAGATGTAGTCCACCCTTCCTTAACGATATCCTCTGGTGTGATCTCACGATCATGTTCTTCTTTGGTAGTTGGAGTTAGGATTGGATTGGGAAATTTCTGATTTTGGGTAAGTCCATCTGCAGCATTAACTCCAGAGAATGTCCTGTCCCCTTTCTTATACCTGCGCCACATGGAGCCGGTAAGATAACCTCTCACGATCATTTCAATGCGAATTGGCTCTGCTTCTTTAACCAAAGCAATATTGGGATCCACCATTTTTATAAAATGATTTCCAATTATATCCTCAGTTTGCTCAAACCACCAGCTGGATATCCCGTTCAAAACCGCTCCCTTATAGGGAATTTCAGAGTTTAATACGCTGTCAAAGCTGGAAATCCTATCAGAAACCACCAGCATCCTTTCGGTATCACTGATTCTAAAACTGTCTCTCACTTTCCCACTATGGATATTCTTTAATTGCGGGGAGTTAATTTTATTAATCACATACATTTGCAACCTCTCCATTTATTCTTTTTAATGCCGGAAATGTCTTATTCCGGTAAATAACATATTTATACCCAGTGCACGGGCTGTTTTAATCACTTTTTTATCCCTGATTGATCCACCAGGCTGAATGATATTTCTAATGCCCGATTCAGCAGCTAATTCCAGATTATCAGCAAAAGGGAAATATGCATCAGAAACAAGAATACTCTTGCCAATTTGAGTTGTCACGTATTCCTCAATATCTTCAATACCAGCATCTTTAGCTTCATTCCGTAAATTAGTCCTTGTTTTATCAAGGGCTAATTGCGTAGCTATCAACCTGTTAGGCTGCCCTGTCCCCATTCCAGTCAAGCGTAATATCCCTTTATCTGAGCGCTGCACGATCACAATGGCATTTGATTTGATACTGCGAACAGCTTTTAACCCAAATTCAATCAGATCCTGATCAGAGATCCAGTCAATATCGCCTTCTGTGACCTGATTTAAGCTATCATATAGCTTATCATCACTCGTCTGCCATAATATAGAGCCATGCACAAATCTGAGATTGAATTTGCTCTTTATAGAATCGGGATCAAATTTTATTATTCTCAAATTCTTATGGAAAGATAGATAATCTATCACACCTTCTGCAAAATCTGGAGCAGCAATGACTTCAATGAATTTTCTCTTTGATTTATCTGGATTATTTAATTCCAGAAATTCTGCTGAGCTTAATTCCAGTTTCTTATTAAATGCAATGATAGAACCAAATGCAGAGACTGGATCACCAAACCAGGCATTAGTTAATACTTCCTTTTGATCATCTCCACAGGCAAAACCACAAGGATTCAAATGCTTGATGATCGCAACTGCAGTTTGAGGAATATCTCGAACCGTCAGCTGAGCAGCTTCAATATCCAGTATATTATTATAAGAAAGCTGTTTACCATGTAGATATTCCAGGTCAGCT carries:
- a CDS encoding phosphoribosylaminoimidazolesuccinocarboxamide synthase, with protein sequence MYVINKINSPQLKNIHSGKVRDSFRISDTERMLVVSDRISSFDSVLNSEIPYKGAVLNGISSWWFEQTEDIIGNHFIKMVDPNIALVKEAEPIRIEMIVRGYLTGSMWRRYKKGDRTFSGVNAADGLTQNQKFPNPILTPTTKEEHDREITPEDIVKEGWTTSELYNQMAEVSLKLFDRGTELLASKGIILVDTKYEFGLLDGKLILIDEIHTPDSSRFWSLESYKKDSAKIDQMDKEYVRQWLLNNKKDGRIPEFLPPEVISETSRRYLSIYNIITGSNIVCDDTIDIEQRIAGNLVKKGIIKDAYVSIFMGSPSDLPHCENIIKALEKYDIFTQMRVVSAHKNGERIPEILGDYNNSIEPGVIIAVAGRSNGLGGALAANSSIPVISCPPFKDKIDMMVNINSTLIMPSKTPGLTVIDTGNAAKAAINCLNISRLRKIVNQEIADIKESLIKADNEIKER
- the purH gene encoding bifunctional phosphoribosylaminoimidazolecarboxamide formyltransferase/IMP cyclohydrolase, yielding MNLIKIKRALVSVSDKADIEYIAGILSKSGCEIISTGGTKRRLSDAGIQVTDISNITGNPEAFDGRMKTISFQVESALLFDREKDAEEAKSLNVKPIDLVICNLYPFAEKVKQGAELPELIENIDIGGPTMIRSAAKNYKWVTVITDPSDYQKLEKELTENDWHISEQFRFQMMRKAFNHTADYDAMIATTLDEKAGEKSIRLFYDHGIELRYGENSHQEAVLYRDNTTENSLADLEYLHGKQLSYNNILDIEAAQLTVRDIPQTAVAIIKHLNPCGFACGDDQKEVLTNAWFGDPVSAFGSIIAFNKKLELSSAEFLELNNPDKSKRKFIEVIAAPDFAEGVIDYLSFHKNLRIIKFDPDSIKSKFNLRFVHGSILWQTSDDKLYDSLNQVTEGDIDWISDQDLIEFGLKAVRSIKSNAIVIVQRSDKGILRLTGMGTGQPNRLIATQLALDKTRTNLRNEAKDAGIEDIEEYVTTQIGKSILVSDAYFPFADNLELAAESGIRNIIQPGGSIRDKKVIKTARALGINMLFTGIRHFRH